Proteins encoded by one window of Halorussus salinus:
- a CDS encoding P-loop NTPase, translating to MTDTDSADDVPDDEISRRVEEAVASVEDPDFGASVLDAGLVTDVGVADGVATITVDLAGADPEAAEDVTEAMRREAFEVPGVETVRVEGKTPDSGGVRGGAGGGARSGAANSGSAGTSAAGSHDHGESCDHGGGVGGGGVGSSGVGSGGVSSGASGGGLALPEVEHIVAVGSAKGGVGKTTVATLLARALADEYDVGLFDADIHGPNVPEMVGVEGPVEATDDGRAAPAEVDGMQVMSVGLIADDAPLAWRGAMAHDALTELLEDTAWSDRDVLVVDLPPGTGDVVLTMLQEVPVTGSVLVTTPFPTSLSDTGRSAALLEENGVPVVGAAVNMHGFTCENCGHDHDLYGGSETGPEEELGVEVLAELPFDRGLQRPDSGGPDAATPGPVADLAESVGEFVERDDAGPVSVPDSALDVRGLPPRIRHEQVGEEFAALDPGEEFYVVNDHDPSPLAQMLAGEHTDESPEGAFDTCEVHRRGPDEWVLELRRAV from the coding sequence ATGACTGACACCGATAGCGCCGACGACGTGCCGGACGACGAGATTTCGAGGCGAGTCGAGGAGGCCGTCGCCAGCGTCGAGGACCCCGACTTCGGCGCGAGCGTGCTAGACGCGGGACTCGTGACCGACGTGGGCGTCGCAGACGGCGTGGCGACGATTACGGTGGACCTCGCGGGCGCTGACCCCGAGGCCGCCGAAGACGTGACCGAAGCGATGCGCCGCGAAGCCTTCGAGGTGCCGGGCGTCGAGACTGTCCGCGTCGAGGGGAAAACGCCCGACTCCGGCGGCGTGCGCGGTGGCGCAGGCGGCGGGGCGCGGTCCGGCGCAGCGAACTCCGGTTCGGCGGGGACGAGTGCGGCCGGGTCCCACGACCACGGCGAGTCCTGCGACCACGGCGGCGGTGTTGGTGGTGGCGGTGTCGGTAGTAGTGGTGTCGGTAGTGGTGGTGTCAGTAGTGGCGCTAGTGGCGGCGGCCTCGCGCTCCCGGAGGTCGAACACATCGTCGCGGTCGGGAGCGCCAAGGGCGGGGTCGGCAAGACCACCGTGGCGACCCTCCTCGCCCGCGCGCTGGCCGACGAGTACGACGTTGGCCTGTTCGACGCGGACATCCACGGGCCGAACGTGCCCGAGATGGTCGGCGTCGAGGGACCGGTCGAGGCCACCGACGACGGGCGGGCCGCCCCCGCCGAGGTGGACGGGATGCAGGTGATGAGCGTCGGTCTGATCGCCGACGACGCGCCGCTGGCGTGGCGGGGCGCGATGGCCCACGACGCGCTGACCGAACTACTGGAGGACACCGCGTGGTCCGACCGCGACGTGCTGGTCGTGGACCTGCCGCCGGGGACCGGCGACGTGGTGCTGACGATGCTTCAGGAGGTGCCGGTCACGGGGTCGGTGTTGGTGACGACGCCGTTCCCGACCAGCCTCTCGGATACCGGTCGGAGCGCCGCACTGCTGGAGGAGAACGGTGTCCCGGTCGTCGGCGCGGCGGTGAACATGCACGGGTTCACCTGCGAGAACTGCGGCCACGACCACGACCTCTACGGCGGGAGCGAGACCGGTCCTGAGGAGGAACTGGGCGTGGAGGTGCTGGCGGAACTCCCCTTCGACCGCGGGTTACAGCGTCCGGACTCCGGGGGACCCGACGCCGCGACCCCCGGTCCCGTCGCGGACCTCGCGGAGTCGGTCGGCGAGTTCGTGGAGCGCGACGACGCCGGGCCGGTTTCGGTGCCCGACTCGGCGCTCGACGTGCGGGGGCTTCCCCCGCGCATCCGCCACGAGCAGGTCGGCGAGGAGTTCGCGGCGCTGGACCCCGGCGAGGAGTTCTACGTCGTGAACGACCACGACCCCTCGCCGCTGGCGCAGATGCTCGCTGGCGAACACACAGACGAGTCGCCCGAGGGGGCGTTCGACACCTGCGAGGTCCACCGCCGCGGCCCCGACGAGTGGGTGCTGGAACTCCGGCGGGCGGTCTGA
- a CDS encoding metal-dependent hydrolase codes for MVDVVGHLGMALVWLAPAWFVIDQRKTAATFVAAGFWFGMLPDVDLVLSNWFPTIKHHGIFHTVLAVTLLAAVIGPLVGWVLKKGLDDSEWFSEAAERSAYSLGFVMVWVAGLAHVFADMLSAPDIAEAVEPLWPLYRQSFGIDIVWYNNPWFNWGLFVTGILLNVGLYYWLKPSTGSSTSATS; via the coding sequence ATGGTAGACGTAGTCGGACACCTCGGTATGGCGCTCGTATGGCTCGCCCCGGCGTGGTTCGTCATCGACCAGCGCAAGACCGCCGCGACGTTCGTCGCGGCCGGGTTCTGGTTCGGGATGTTACCGGACGTGGACCTCGTCCTCTCGAACTGGTTCCCGACTATCAAGCACCACGGCATCTTCCACACCGTCTTGGCCGTCACCCTCCTCGCGGCCGTCATCGGCCCGCTGGTCGGGTGGGTCCTGAAGAAGGGACTCGACGACTCCGAGTGGTTCTCCGAGGCCGCGGAGCGGAGCGCCTACTCGCTCGGCTTCGTGATGGTGTGGGTCGCTGGCCTCGCGCACGTCTTCGCCGACATGCTCTCGGCCCCGGACATCGCGGAAGCGGTCGAACCGCTCTGGCCGCTCTACCGGCAGTCGTTCGGCATCGATATCGTTTGGTACAACAACCCGTGGTTCAACTGGGGCCTGTTCGTCACGGGCATCCTCCTGAACGTCGGACTCTACTACTGGCTGAAACCCAGTACGGGCAGTAGCACGTCGGCCACGTCGTGA
- a CDS encoding halocyanin domain-containing protein — translation MTRDTLDRRTMLKTMAAGAATATIAGCSSGGGGSGGDGDGSGDSGGGDSGGSGDSGGSSGSNSVSFDGWFDGVSNYDSVVDKTGSDEVTVKVGAKGNGGNFAFGPAAVKVSTGTKVVWEWTGKGALHNVVADDGSFESEQTQEKGFTFSQTFDSAGKHKYYCTPHKAMGMKGAIVVE, via the coding sequence ATGACCCGAGATACTCTCGACCGACGAACGATGTTGAAGACGATGGCCGCCGGTGCGGCGACGGCGACGATTGCGGGCTGTTCGAGCGGTGGCGGCGGTTCGGGCGGCGACGGGGACGGTAGCGGCGACTCCGGCGGCGGCGATTCCGGCGGGAGCGGCGACTCCGGCGGAAGTTCGGGAAGCAACTCCGTGAGCTTCGACGGCTGGTTCGACGGCGTGTCGAACTACGACAGCGTGGTCGATAAGACCGGCAGCGACGAGGTGACGGTGAAAGTCGGCGCGAAGGGCAACGGCGGCAACTTCGCGTTCGGCCCGGCCGCGGTCAAAGTCTCGACGGGAACGAAAGTCGTCTGGGAGTGGACCGGCAAGGGCGCGCTCCACAACGTCGTCGCCGACGACGGCTCCTTCGAGAGCGAGCAGACCCAAGAGAAGGGCTTCACCTTCTCTCAGACGTTCGACAGCGCCGGGAAGCACAAGTACTACTGCACGCCCCACAAGGCGATGGGCATGAAGGGCGCAATCGTCGTGGAGTAA
- a CDS encoding radical SAM protein, giving the protein MPSPSNRSGGPPPSVAADSAGSADRSGESDGGGKPDHVGGSDSASKPDHVGDSDGGGGPPRRVDTDERPFVLIWELTQACDLTCEHCRADAQPDRHPDELTTEEARRLLDRTAEFGEDQLVVFSGGDPLKRDDAVDLVEYGTDIGLNVTMTPSGTSSLTPAAVSDLADAGLRRMALSVDGASAKRHDAFRGEEGSFEETMAAAQAAANEGIPLQINTTVCRQTVADLPDIADLVADLGAVLWSVFFLVPVGRGAALDSLSPERAESVMEWLVDQREEWPFGLKTTEAPHYRRVAVQQTEATPDRQMGITAGDGFAFVSHVGEMYPSGFLPESAGNVRDRSVTDIYRNADLFEDLRDGDALKGKCGACPYRNVCGGSRSRAYATTGDPLESDPLCSFVPEGYDGPLPWDDDPRADAPDADSQADARPNTDHAMNST; this is encoded by the coding sequence ATGCCGAGCCCATCGAATCGTTCGGGCGGGCCTCCTCCCTCCGTCGCCGCCGACAGCGCAGGGTCCGCCGACCGCTCCGGCGAGTCAGATGGCGGGGGCAAACCCGACCACGTCGGCGGGTCAGACAGCGCGAGCAAACCCGACCACGTGGGCGACTCCGACGGCGGGGGCGGACCGCCGCGGCGGGTGGACACCGACGAGCGGCCGTTCGTCCTCATCTGGGAGCTGACCCAAGCCTGCGACCTGACCTGCGAACACTGCCGGGCCGACGCTCAACCCGACCGCCACCCCGACGAACTCACGACCGAGGAGGCCCGGCGGCTCCTCGACCGGACCGCCGAGTTCGGCGAGGACCAACTGGTCGTGTTCTCGGGCGGGGACCCCCTGAAGCGCGACGACGCGGTGGACCTCGTGGAGTACGGGACCGACATCGGCCTGAACGTGACGATGACGCCGAGCGGGACCTCCTCGCTGACTCCCGCGGCCGTCTCGGACCTCGCGGACGCGGGCCTTCGCCGGATGGCCCTGAGCGTGGACGGCGCGAGCGCGAAGCGCCACGACGCCTTCCGGGGCGAGGAGGGCAGTTTCGAGGAGACGATGGCCGCCGCGCAGGCGGCCGCCAACGAGGGGATTCCGCTCCAGATAAACACCACGGTCTGTCGCCAGACCGTCGCCGACCTGCCCGACATCGCCGACCTCGTGGCCGACCTCGGGGCGGTCCTCTGGAGCGTGTTCTTCCTCGTGCCGGTGGGCCGGGGCGCGGCGCTCGACTCGCTCTCGCCGGAGCGCGCCGAGTCCGTGATGGAGTGGCTGGTAGACCAGCGCGAGGAGTGGCCCTTCGGCCTGAAGACGACCGAGGCACCCCACTACCGACGGGTCGCGGTCCAGCAGACCGAGGCGACCCCCGACCGCCAGATGGGCATCACCGCTGGCGACGGCTTCGCGTTCGTGAGCCACGTCGGCGAGATGTACCCCTCCGGGTTCCTCCCCGAATCGGCGGGCAACGTCCGCGACCGGAGCGTCACCGACATCTACCGGAACGCCGACCTCTTCGAGGACCTGCGCGACGGGGACGCCCTGAAGGGCAAGTGCGGGGCCTGTCCCTACCGGAACGTCTGTGGCGGCAGTCGCTCGCGGGCCTACGCGACGACCGGCGACCCCCTCGAAAGCGACCCGCTCTGTTCGTTCGTCCCGGAGGGCTACGACGGCCCGCTCCCGTGGGACGACGACCCGCGGGCGGACGCGCCGGACGCCGACTCGCAGGCCGACGCCCGCCCGAACACCGACCACGCGATGAACTCCACGTAA
- a CDS encoding molybdopterin-dependent oxidoreductase: MRPPTAEPTDETEGSTDSTGTDERTPTDSERPRVADREFPRIEIVGRETVVVSPAEGVPTAARRTDEFPRATRTCTVECASGVRATDEWAGVPVAALADAADFPGATTHLRVESADFAADVPIRAALDGILAFERRGDRDDGETGLPRLVAEGVPGERLVKRVERIAAVALDAGTEPKIG; the protein is encoded by the coding sequence ATGCGACCGCCGACCGCCGAACCGACCGACGAGACCGAAGGCTCGACCGACTCGACCGGAACGGACGAGCGGACGCCCACGGACAGCGAGCGCCCCCGAGTTGCCGACCGAGAGTTCCCCCGAATCGAAATCGTGGGCCGCGAGACGGTCGTCGTCTCGCCCGCCGAAGGCGTCCCGACCGCGGCGCGCCGGACCGACGAGTTCCCCCGCGCGACCCGGACCTGCACGGTCGAGTGTGCGTCGGGCGTCCGCGCGACCGACGAGTGGGCGGGCGTCCCCGTGGCCGCGCTCGCGGACGCCGCCGACTTCCCCGGAGCGACCACACACCTCCGCGTCGAGTCCGCGGACTTCGCGGCCGACGTGCCGATTCGGGCGGCGCTGGACGGGATTCTCGCTTTCGAGCGCCGAGGAGACCGCGACGACGGCGAAACCGGGCTTCCCCGACTCGTCGCCGAGGGCGTGCCCGGCGAGCGACTGGTCAAGCGCGTCGAGCGAATCGCGGCGGTCGCGCTCGACGCCGGAACGGAGCCGAAAATAGGCTAA
- a CDS encoding adenylyltransferase/cytidyltransferase family protein yields the protein MTRAVALGTFDLLHPGHVHYLREAAEWGEELHVVVADGERVSHKDPVLPDDQRVRMVEALDPVTAAHPGDPDDISAPIRRIDPDVLVLGGDQHHDEEEVAAMLTDWGVECEVRRASLAEGEGEQLYSSSAIAERILDEREEKRAVSP from the coding sequence ATGACCCGCGCCGTCGCGCTCGGGACCTTCGACCTCCTCCATCCGGGCCACGTCCACTACCTGCGGGAGGCCGCGGAGTGGGGCGAGGAACTCCACGTCGTCGTGGCCGACGGCGAGCGCGTGAGCCACAAGGACCCGGTTCTGCCCGACGACCAGCGCGTCCGGATGGTCGAAGCCCTCGACCCGGTGACGGCGGCCCATCCGGGCGACCCCGACGACATCTCGGCACCCATCCGCCGCATCGACCCGGACGTGCTGGTGCTGGGCGGCGACCAGCACCACGACGAGGAGGAAGTCGCCGCGATGCTCACCGACTGGGGCGTCGAGTGCGAGGTCCGGCGCGCGTCGCTGGCTGAGGGCGAGGGCGAACAACTCTACTCGTCGAGCGCCATCGCCGAACGGATTCTGGACGAGCGCGAGGAGAAGAGAGCCGTCAGTCCGTAG
- the mobA gene encoding molybdenum cofactor guanylyltransferase codes for MSELLPDFETDDPTGVVLAGGYSRRFGDRDKALARLGGRALLARVVGRLGEVADRVVVNCRADQRAAFADALAADDSAADDSAERFDATSVPVEFVADPVADRGPLYGFRAALGAVESETCLLAACDAPFLDPRLLADLAERVVRGERDAAAVLADQRPVPTQAAYRTAPTEEACDALLDADVARLAALFDRLDARAVPAAEVAGDAERSLFDVDTPADHGRAARLLRDGGDGSRVGGREVTRPR; via the coding sequence GTGAGCGAGCTACTGCCGGACTTCGAGACCGACGACCCGACGGGCGTCGTCCTCGCGGGCGGCTACTCCCGCCGGTTCGGCGACCGCGACAAGGCGCTGGCCCGCCTCGGCGGGCGGGCACTCCTCGCCCGCGTCGTCGGCCGTCTCGGCGAGGTCGCCGACCGCGTGGTGGTCAACTGCCGGGCCGACCAGCGCGCGGCGTTCGCCGATGCGTTGGCGGCAGACGACTCGGCCGCGGACGACTCGGCGGAACGGTTCGACGCGACTTCGGTCCCCGTCGAGTTCGTCGCCGACCCGGTGGCCGACCGGGGACCGCTCTACGGGTTCCGGGCCGCGCTCGGCGCGGTCGAGTCCGAGACCTGCCTCCTCGCGGCCTGCGACGCGCCCTTTCTGGACCCTCGACTGCTCGCGGACCTCGCCGAGCGAGTGGTCCGCGGCGAGAGGGACGCCGCCGCGGTGCTGGCCGACCAGCGCCCCGTTCCGACGCAGGCGGCCTACCGGACCGCGCCGACCGAGGAGGCCTGCGACGCCCTCCTCGACGCCGACGTGGCCCGGCTCGCGGCGCTGTTCGACCGCCTCGACGCGCGGGCGGTCCCGGCCGCGGAGGTCGCCGGAGACGCCGAGCGAAGCCTGTTCGACGTGGACACGCCCGCCGACCACGGGCGGGCGGCCCGACTGCTTCGGGACGGTGGCGACGGGAGTCGAGTCGGGGGCCGGGAGGTGACGCGCCCGCGATGA
- the hemG gene encoding protoporphyrinogen oxidase, producing the protein MSVGIVGGGITGLATHHYLRESGVESVVFEADDEPGGVVRSEEVEGRVLDFGPQRTRLTPSIRKLVESLGLESELRRAADPPLYVYRDGKLRLVPQSPREAVTTDLLSWRGKARALLEPLTGPARTGEGGGANGSESDGGSESDDGGESVEEFLTRKFGSEVARYYFGPLYGGLYGSHPDEMPVEYSLSKALEKAGIEGSVLTSVARKVLEGREKPPIVSFDAGLQRLPEALAAAHGGVRLETPVREIRRAGDGFLVETEGDETRVNRLVVTTPADVTADLLADLAPDSAAALRELRYNPQVVVHLLAEADLTGAGYQVQYDEQFRTLGTTWNDSLLDREGVYTCYLGGSRNPELVERSDDELGSLAAAEFEEVTGHEARAISVRRLRRGMPAYDRSWAALDRISMPEGIRLCTNYTARAGLPGRIREAKQTAETLAGAESASHEPPAADA; encoded by the coding sequence ATGAGCGTCGGCATCGTCGGTGGCGGCATCACGGGACTGGCGACACACCACTACCTCCGGGAGTCGGGCGTCGAGAGCGTCGTCTTCGAGGCCGACGACGAACCCGGCGGCGTCGTCCGGAGCGAGGAGGTCGAGGGGAGAGTACTCGATTTCGGGCCACAGCGCACGCGACTCACGCCCAGCATCCGGAAACTGGTCGAATCGCTCGGCTTGGAGTCGGAACTGCGCCGGGCCGCGGACCCGCCGCTGTACGTCTACCGCGACGGGAAACTTCGACTGGTGCCCCAGTCGCCCCGAGAGGCGGTGACGACCGACCTACTGTCGTGGCGCGGGAAAGCGCGGGCGCTGTTGGAACCGCTGACCGGCCCGGCGCGCACGGGCGAGGGCGGCGGCGCGAACGGGAGCGAGAGTGACGGCGGGAGCGAGAGTGACGACGGAGGCGAGAGCGTCGAGGAGTTCCTGACTCGCAAGTTCGGGTCGGAGGTCGCGCGCTACTACTTCGGGCCGCTGTACGGCGGTCTCTACGGCTCCCATCCCGACGAGATGCCGGTCGAGTACTCGCTGTCGAAGGCCTTGGAGAAGGCGGGCATCGAGGGGAGCGTCCTGACCTCGGTCGCGCGGAAGGTACTGGAAGGCCGGGAGAAACCGCCCATCGTCTCGTTCGACGCGGGCCTCCAGCGACTCCCCGAGGCGCTCGCCGCGGCCCACGGCGGCGTTCGACTCGAAACCCCGGTTCGGGAGATTCGCCGGGCGGGAGACGGCTTTCTGGTGGAGACGGAGGGCGACGAGACGCGAGTGAACCGACTCGTCGTCACCACTCCGGCGGACGTGACCGCCGACCTGCTGGCCGACCTCGCGCCCGACTCGGCCGCCGCGCTCCGGGAGTTGCGCTACAACCCGCAGGTGGTCGTCCACCTCCTCGCCGAGGCGGACCTGACCGGCGCGGGCTATCAGGTCCAGTACGACGAACAGTTCCGGACGCTCGGCACGACGTGGAACGATAGCCTGCTGGACCGCGAGGGCGTCTACACCTGCTATCTCGGCGGGTCCCGGAACCCCGAACTGGTCGAGCGGAGCGACGACGAGTTGGGGTCGCTGGCGGCCGCGGAGTTCGAGGAGGTCACGGGCCACGAAGCACGGGCTATCTCGGTCCGCCGCCTCCGCCGGGGGATGCCCGCCTACGACCGGAGTTGGGCGGCGCTCGACCGCATCTCGATGCCCGAGGGGATTCGGCTCTGCACGAACTACACCGCTCGCGCCGGGCTTCCGGGCCGGATTCGGGAGGCCAAGCAGACGGCGGAGACGTTGGCCGGGGCGGAATCGGCGTCGCACGAACCCCCTGCGGCCGACGCCTGA
- a CDS encoding twin-arginine translocation signal domain-containing protein, with amino-acid sequence MSEKSNAPSLSRRDVLKRTTAAGSAIAVGSGLSAAADYSGTIDIEIWYADGADPDATSDQLRTAADDIADQTSVGTNITQIQNTTDSYPTGDASEIISDFRDNQGYDINEGQINLLVFSHSPDTNLDVVGLNHQGVLKPDNDPVVVLNDYFQFHPNSRVLKNLAITGYLRPILGGHADAAPAAGDVNSFGKVYVNDGSANEVSPLASWHAPKAWDCPNHLNNLDGTDDNIDSGCQQDDVPTACGYSRSLTSCTILGVEQHMQDNF; translated from the coding sequence GTGTCTGAAAAATCAAACGCGCCGAGCCTCAGCCGAAGAGACGTACTCAAACGCACCACCGCGGCGGGGTCCGCCATCGCAGTCGGTTCCGGACTGTCGGCGGCGGCCGACTACAGCGGGACGATAGACATCGAAATCTGGTACGCCGACGGAGCCGACCCCGACGCGACGAGCGACCAACTACGAACTGCGGCCGACGACATCGCGGACCAGACATCCGTCGGGACGAACATCACGCAGATTCAGAACACGACCGACTCCTACCCGACCGGCGACGCGTCCGAGATCATCAGCGACTTCCGAGACAATCAGGGCTACGACATCAACGAGGGGCAGATCAACCTCCTCGTCTTCTCACATTCCCCGGACACGAACCTCGATGTCGTCGGGCTGAACCACCAAGGTGTCCTGAAGCCCGACAACGACCCGGTCGTCGTTCTCAACGACTACTTCCAGTTCCACCCCAACTCGCGGGTACTGAAGAACCTCGCGATTACGGGCTACCTGCGGCCGATTCTCGGCGGTCACGCCGACGCCGCACCGGCCGCGGGAGACGTGAACAGCTTCGGGAAGGTCTACGTCAACGACGGCTCCGCAAACGAAGTTTCGCCGCTCGCGTCGTGGCACGCCCCGAAGGCGTGGGACTGCCCGAACCACCTCAACAACCTCGACGGGACCGACGACAACATCGACTCCGGGTGTCAGCAGGACGACGTTCCGACCGCCTGCGGGTACTCCCGGTCGCTCACCAGTTGCACGATACTCGGCGTCGAACAGCACATGCAAGACAACTTCTGA
- a CDS encoding helix-turn-helix domain-containing protein has protein sequence MPTAKLHIALPEDVWISEVSTANPDAEFRVLAAFPAEETGVGLLEISAEDLPSVVAAMDDREDITRLDLQQASEESALVEFETTAPLLLFSVQESGLPLELPFTIVDGEAEVELTASRDRLSAFTTQLQTFGMDFDVEYVREMVNSESLLTQRQRELLHTAVEEGYYDTPRECSLTELAEEAGVAKSTASETLHRVEEKIVKEYVDG, from the coding sequence ATGCCGACCGCAAAACTACACATCGCGCTCCCCGAGGACGTGTGGATTTCGGAGGTATCGACGGCCAACCCCGACGCGGAGTTCCGCGTCCTCGCGGCCTTTCCCGCCGAGGAGACCGGCGTCGGCCTGCTGGAAATCTCGGCCGAGGACCTGCCGTCGGTCGTGGCCGCGATGGACGACCGCGAAGACATCACCCGACTCGACCTCCAGCAGGCGTCCGAGGAGTCCGCGCTGGTGGAGTTCGAGACGACCGCGCCGCTCCTGCTGTTCTCGGTCCAAGAGTCGGGACTCCCGCTGGAGTTGCCCTTTACCATCGTGGACGGAGAGGCCGAAGTCGAGTTGACCGCCTCGCGCGACCGACTGTCGGCGTTCACGACCCAGTTGCAGACGTTCGGGATGGACTTCGACGTGGAGTACGTCCGCGAGATGGTCAACTCCGAGAGCCTGCTGACCCAGCGCCAGCGGGAACTCCTCCACACCGCCGTCGAGGAGGGCTACTACGACACCCCCCGAGAGTGTTCGCTAACCGAACTCGCCGAGGAGGCGGGCGTGGCGAAATCGACCGCGAGCGAGACGCTACATCGGGTCGAGGAGAAAATCGTCAAGGAGTACGTGGACGGGTGA
- a CDS encoding DUF2249 domain-containing protein yields the protein MQTHFAERAVERTDAPADRPREELDVRSLGPPKPLTETLERLAESDDGTLLVQANDRAPQHLYPKLTDRGYEYETVTDGDVVLTAIWREK from the coding sequence ATGCAGACCCACTTCGCCGAACGGGCAGTCGAGCGCACCGACGCCCCGGCCGACCGGCCGCGCGAGGAGCTAGACGTTCGGAGTCTCGGTCCGCCCAAGCCCCTGACCGAGACGCTGGAGCGACTGGCCGAGAGCGACGACGGGACGCTCCTCGTGCAGGCCAACGACCGGGCACCGCAACACCTCTACCCGAAACTGACCGACAGGGGCTACGAGTACGAGACCGTGACCGACGGCGATGTCGTCCTGACCGCTATCTGGCGCGAGAAGTAG
- a CDS encoding DUF7511 domain-containing protein: MTDVTSPNRDDPALPTDESPAARPADLRAVVEERDDGPDECTLYPPEADDDSLVAEWITAEEGSYVALGEMR, from the coding sequence ATGACCGACGTTACGTCCCCGAACCGCGACGACCCCGCGTTGCCGACCGACGAATCGCCCGCCGCCCGCCCCGCCGACCTCCGGGCGGTCGTCGAGGAGCGCGACGACGGACCCGACGAGTGTACCCTCTACCCGCCCGAGGCCGACGACGACTCGCTCGTCGCCGAGTGGATAACCGCCGAGGAGGGGTCGTACGTCGCCCTCGGCGAGATGCGGTGA
- a CDS encoding universal stress protein, with protein sequence MYDTVLLPTDGSEAMETVVEHARDIAERRGADVHVLYVVDDRAFLTLDDDRIPEVTDSLRDEGERATDEIAADFDAPEVSVSTEIREGNPADEILAVADERDADLVVMGTHGSDPTRNMLGSVSQKVVTLSSVPVLTVDIADADDDAAPIDAAIDASADN encoded by the coding sequence ATGTACGATACGGTGTTGCTTCCGACCGACGGGAGCGAAGCAATGGAGACGGTGGTCGAACACGCCCGCGACATCGCCGAGCGGCGTGGCGCGGACGTTCACGTCCTCTACGTCGTGGACGACCGGGCGTTCCTGACCCTCGACGACGACCGGATTCCGGAAGTGACCGACAGCCTGCGCGACGAGGGCGAGCGCGCGACCGACGAGATCGCGGCCGACTTCGACGCCCCGGAGGTGTCGGTCTCGACCGAGATTCGGGAGGGCAACCCGGCCGACGAGATTCTGGCGGTCGCCGACGAGCGCGACGCCGACCTCGTGGTCATGGGCACTCACGGCTCGGACCCGACGCGCAACATGCTCGGTAGCGTCTCCCAGAAGGTCGTCACCCTCTCGTCGGTGCCCGTCTTGACCGTCGATATCGCCGACGCCGACGACGACGCCGCACCTATCGACGCCGCCATCGACGCCAGCGCCGACAACTGA
- a CDS encoding DoxX family protein — MATDTSRFGTQANVFESDLAGITVRGKAHSLSAWFVVALRLMMGYAFLHSGWTKITAAEPFSAAGYLTNVTAASPLSGLFHWMGATPWFVEFVNLAVPWGEFLIGLGLLVGALTRLAAFFGAFMMLLFYFGNWEVAHGVVNGDLAYMMVFLAVAAFGAGRLLGLDAIVEKYDTGGEWLVEKYPKLRYLLG; from the coding sequence ATGGCCACCGACACGTCCCGATTCGGAACGCAAGCCAACGTCTTCGAGAGTGACCTCGCAGGTATCACCGTCCGCGGGAAGGCCCACAGCCTGAGCGCGTGGTTCGTCGTCGCGCTCCGGTTGATGATGGGGTACGCCTTCCTCCACTCCGGTTGGACGAAGATTACCGCCGCAGAGCCGTTCAGCGCCGCGGGCTATCTGACCAACGTCACGGCCGCCAGCCCGCTCTCGGGGCTGTTCCACTGGATGGGCGCGACGCCGTGGTTCGTGGAGTTCGTCAACCTCGCGGTCCCGTGGGGCGAGTTCCTCATCGGACTCGGCCTGCTCGTGGGCGCGCTGACCCGCCTCGCGGCGTTCTTCGGCGCGTTCATGATGTTGCTGTTCTACTTCGGCAACTGGGAGGTCGCCCACGGGGTCGTCAACGGCGACCTCGCGTACATGATGGTGTTCCTCGCGGTGGCGGCGTTCGGCGCTGGCCGCCTCCTCGGACTGGACGCCATCGTCGAGAAGTACGACACCGGCGGCGAGTGGTTGGTCGAGAAGTACCCGAAACTGCGCTACCTCCTCGGGTGA
- a CDS encoding DUF7521 family protein, with amino-acid sequence MVHITSTVVALKTITLVLGGLITYFAFKAYRRTGSRPLKALALGFGVVTLGSLLAGVLDRVLDTAGTAVLAVESALTAVGFAIILYSLYAD; translated from the coding sequence ATGGTACACATCACCTCCACCGTCGTCGCGCTCAAGACGATAACGCTGGTACTGGGCGGTCTCATCACCTACTTCGCGTTCAAGGCCTACCGACGAACCGGGTCGCGGCCGCTCAAGGCGTTGGCGCTCGGGTTCGGCGTCGTCACGCTCGGGTCGCTGCTGGCGGGGGTCTTGGACCGCGTGCTGGACACCGCCGGAACCGCCGTCCTCGCGGTCGAGAGCGCGCTCACCGCGGTCGGGTTCGCCATCATCCTCTACTCGCTGTACGCCGACTGA